The genomic stretch GAAGTAGGTGACGTGGCCGTGGTCGTCGGCCGGGTTCTGCTGGCCGATCATCTGGTTCAGCCACGCGCGCTCGTAGTAGTCGAAGAGCGCGGCCCGGTCCGGGTCCAGCTCGAACAACTCCCTGGTCAGGACGAGCATGTTGAAGGTGTTGCAGCTTTCGCACGTGTCCTTGTTCAGAAATCCGGCGATGGCGTGCGGGGCGCGGAAGTGCTCCGCCTGGCTGTTGCCGCCTATGGCGTACGTGTGCGAGTCGAGGGTGATGTTCCAGGCGTTGGTGGCGATGTCCCGGTAGCGGGTCGTGCCGGTGGCCTTGTACTCCCGGGCGGCCCCGATCCACTTGGGTACCTGGGTGTTGGCGTGCAGTCCGTTCAGCTTGTCCTGGTTCGCGGCGAGCGGGTCGAACACCGCGGCGTGGTCGAACCGCTGGGCGACCGCGAGCCACCGCGCGTCGCCGGTCCGCACATGGAGATCGGTCAGGACCGCGTTCATGCCGCCGAACTCGATGCGCAGCATGTTCTGCATCTGCTCGCTCGTCAGCCGGCCGGTGCGCCAGTCGACCCATCCGGCCAGGGCGAGCAGCACGTCACGGGCTTGCGTGCTGCCGATGTGGCGCCATACGTCCAGGAGGCCGGCGAGGGTCTTGTGGATGGTGTAGTACAGCACATCGCCTTTGGTGCCCTGCTCAAGAGCGGTGAAGTTGGCTTCGGGGTAGCCGGAGAGGTAGCCCGGGCTGAAACCGGCGGCGCTGTTGTTGGCCTGGCACTTGGCCAGCTCGGCGACCATGTAGGTCGCCTTGTCCCGGCAGGTGGTGTCCCCGGTCACGGCGTACAGCTGCGCCCATGCCGTGAGGAAATGCCCTTGGATATGGGTGCGGAAGGGGAAGTCCGGGGCGTCCCAACCGCCGTTGGCCGCCGCTCCATTGGTGGACAGCTTGTGGTTGGCGCGGAAGTTGTACAGCAGCCGGTCCACGTCGACGAACCGCAGGTAGTTCCCCGTACGGTTCTGGTTGTCCAGCCACCGGCCGGCGGTGAGCCGCACCTGCCCGAGCGCGAAGGGCTGTGCCAGGACGCCGGCCTCGGCGCTTGCGGCAGGCATGGCCGCTCGGGCGGGCGAAGCGCCGACGAAGGATCCGCCGGCAGAGGCCGCGGCGGTGGCCCCGGCTATTTGCAGGAGTTTCCGTCTGCTGACTGAGGAAGACATCGTGCACCTTTCGGAGACGAGCGGCTGCTTGTCGTGACGCGGTGGTGACGCGGTGCCGGTCGGTCACGCGGTGACGCGGTGACGCGGTGACGCGGTGACGCGGTGACGCGAGAGTGCCGACAGCGACATCGCTGGGCCGGGCCTCGGCGGTCGCGAGACCTCGGGCCTCACTGCGCAGAGCCCTTGGCGCGGGATCGGCGGATCAGGCAGGGGCGCGGCGGCCTCGTGCGTCCTAACCGGTGACGCGCTGGAACGTCCAGTGCTGGTTGGTGCTGCCCCGGTCGGCGTACTGGATCAGCGCGGCACCGTCGGCCGTACTGCCTCCGCTGACATCCAGCACCTTGCCGCTGTTGCGGTTGACCACGACGAACGCGCCACCGCTCAGCGGGCGCACCCGCCAT from Streptomyces davaonensis JCM 4913 encodes the following:
- a CDS encoding beta-L-arabinofuranosidase domain-containing protein, whose protein sequence is MSSSVSRRKLLQIAGATAAASAGGSFVGASPARAAMPAASAEAGVLAQPFALGQVRLTAGRWLDNQNRTGNYLRFVDVDRLLYNFRANHKLSTNGAAANGGWDAPDFPFRTHIQGHFLTAWAQLYAVTGDTTCRDKATYMVAELAKCQANNSAAGFSPGYLSGYPEANFTALEQGTKGDVLYYTIHKTLAGLLDVWRHIGSTQARDVLLALAGWVDWRTGRLTSEQMQNMLRIEFGGMNAVLTDLHVRTGDARWLAVAQRFDHAAVFDPLAANQDKLNGLHANTQVPKWIGAAREYKATGTTRYRDIATNAWNITLDSHTYAIGGNSQAEHFRAPHAIAGFLNKDTCESCNTFNMLVLTRELFELDPDRAALFDYYERAWLNQMIGQQNPADDHGHVTYFTPLNPGGRRGVGPAWGGGTWSTDYGTFWCCQGTGLEMNTRLMDSIYYRRDDTLIVNLFVPSVLTWPERGITVTQTTSYPNSDTTTLKVTGNAGGTWAMRIRIPSWTTGASISVNGVAQTVATTPGSYATLSRAWSSGDTVTVRLPMRIILRAADDNPNVTAVTYGPVVLSGTYGDTALSALPALKTSSITRTSSSTLAFTATADGSTVALGPFHEAHGHNYTVYWNTSGTVRLANVGSGLVLGIQNMSTANGGRALQWRDTGTDDHDWDLVADGNAVRFRNAHSGKVLGVLDMSTADGATVLQWSDNGTADHRWTLLEQGDGTYKIRNVHSGKLLAIADDSTAVGAFAVQAPDDGTADNRWRIVRN